In the Anguilla anguilla isolate fAngAng1 chromosome 7, fAngAng1.pri, whole genome shotgun sequence genome, one interval contains:
- the nup205 gene encoding nuclear pore complex protein Nup205 isoform X2 — MAAQMAVNSGASLWGPLKELWETVEGAVWRRQAESVHLLGLQLKKHKPHFLSLFRNPPKSAEQREKVRKASLEGISIQGQQGARLLPEALLTEAFILSDLFDMGEMAAVELLLAGEHQQPYFPGLTRGLVAVLLYWDGRRCLANSLHTLIQSRQGKTFTLELSGELVALTTRFTDELMSQGLTPRILTLVSEISVTREFERLQKQCGLGNEKHRKEVSDLIKECRLSLAECLFSWTCQSPLGKDDTLALIGYLETVTAEGDGSLDSVNVALVMALLYCLDVSFVEQGTEDREDLLQALPLLTERDYVSAVHSRLMEMKPWKLPGLQAVARLAWALSLRALSQLPQGAALVEFTEGDETLADQALLDSVFLFLTEGVLSCEAFVQEEFYVRRLHSLITDFLALMPMKVKQLRNRADEDARLVHMALQMGSEPPTSLRRDLDHLMILIGEFYSKDPFSLELALDFWCPSESLQHTSLTGSYLGVALQRPPHKQVVLSKFVRQMGDPLPPTLYIPYLRMLKGLATGPQCAQYCLCLLRANGAPHRENLQGAAASPVSWEHFFQSLMLYHENLRRDLPNADTAQYRHPPLRGITQRELDGLTAFLQLLTTIVTWSESARLTLCKHPQWTPVVVMLGLTQCSIPPVLKGELLNCLAAFGKSPEVAASLWQSLEYAQVLQTVRAPGQRAGAGIEVELNEIESSCEEYPLTRAFCHLISTLVERALPVNLGVGLRAPGLQPYLDFLRDSVFLPFPTRAYRHAAEKWEVAEAVLDVFHKLLQDYKPQPADFLSETVVLQGEQIPAHKPPGYSLMFHLLNDSPMLGLCLRLLEEGLSLLDAYAPFPGQKQLEQAVLHCLGLLDLALQKQVVYMDLLRESQATLLASPLEQLLQGISARSRRADHIVNIARYLYHSSSIPEAGLLSAKILCHIARYPNIQSRLVGDFTHDQVVSDKLMAGFVECLDNEEAEEDAEKDEDSDSEKGVAQIRHETKIHILNLLITSLELKSPNLALYLLGYELKKPVSTTNLQDAGVLGCPRSCLHAILSLLQRGSEKRSGPVLTMQAPHLAELCYQVIYQLCACPDTSGPTMRYLRTSQDFLYSHLQHLPFILPDAKIAALSQMSWLMKTAAIELRLTSLNRQRSHTQRLLSLLLDDQPHTQRADGEMGMEEETRSVSGFLHFDTASKVRRKLLSILDAIDFSQKVPELLQLDFFERTQIEQVISNCEHVDKHGHTVCNVKLLHRVLVAEVNALQGRAAIGQRPLLMEEVNSILQQVVERNHVRHSLSAKRHALQAWRELVETLFTACPFDLVPTDERQLIIRDLLLDLHDKVLSEDAAVELMPVAAGAVFTLTANLSHSVMSEQQQGLGMEGGASSGFASIANSALHLILRKLLDFILCTGGGFQRLRAHLYGSLLYYLQIAQKPEEPDTLQTDGKSMWERLTAPEDGFSKLQRENLSIIESYGTALMEVVCRDACDGHEIGRMLALAVLNRILAIDRQRQWLLFVCNSGYLRVLVESLRQDDLALQVLLTPQPPLLKPLYVYESKMALLMRVAMTGQGAVELLRCGLVGQLVECQVFDMLPESDSHRVFGQRDPSGFIPSPLDLYRQILLPALRLLQVILTSTQHQQGAAQVLQWLIAHSDTIQSILRCQELSMGALQELSMLTGIISKTALPGVLKMDQDINSSALMEFQGHIGRFQRQCLSLLGRLAGSERVRILKMVEEGVAPGEPADRREEMELAAQQICANVMEYCQTLLLQSSAKAQFSVCLFSPSASEPAVRDASRADLPVPLASRVPTLGLVLFLLKNATADFFRFHQSHQQSLGKLQGLENLPPEELKELCQALAYGSGGVDKIPPVQRSVLAKRRLVQLINNRAKLLALSSYVIETCLFVLWRHLEYYLLYCTPSDPKDSLLPSSNSFGMLQSGGGRSLGLSHVSRQDLEQLQSDVACSFGDSLQRKLLEVEVVYSQARSRYTFIQVLVRRIRGLLCRPKS, encoded by the exons ATGGCGGCGCAGATGGCGGTAAATTCAG GAGCCAGTTTGTGGGGGCCGCTGAAAGAGCTGTGGGAGACGGTGGAGGGTGCGGTATGGCGGAGGCAGGCAGAGAGCGTCCACCTGCTGGGCCTCCAACTGAAGAAACACAagccccacttcctgtccctcttcAGGAACCCT CCAAAGAGTGCAGAGCAGAGGGAAAAGGTGCGAAAGGCCAGCTTGGAAGGCATTTCCATTCAGGGCCAGCAAGGGGCACGGCTGTTACCTGAGGCCCTGCTTACAGAAGCCTTCATACTGAGCGACCTCTTTGATATGGGAGAGATGGCAGCCGTGGAGCTGTTGCTAGCAG GAGAACACCAGCAGCCATATTTTCCTGGGCTGACGAGAGGGCTGGTGGCCGTGCTCCTGTACTGGGATGGCAGGCGATGTTTGGCCAATTCTCTACACACACTTATCCAGTCCCGACAAGGAAAAACCTTCACCCTTGAACTTAG CGGCGAGCTGGTGGCACTGACCACGCGCTTCACTGACGAGCTGATGAGCCAGGGCCTGACGCCGCGCATCCTGACGCTGGTGTCTGAGATCAGCGTCACGCGGGAGTTTGAGCGCCTGCAGAAGCAGTGCGGCCTGGGCAATGAGAAACACAGgaaggag GTGTCCGACCTCATCAAGGAGTGCCGTCTCTCTCTTGCCGAGTGTCTGTTCTCCTGGACCTGCCAGTCGCCGCTGGGCAAGGACGACACCCTGGCCCTGATTGGCTACCTAGAGACGGTGACAGCTGAGGGTGACGGCTCATTGGACAGTGTCAACGTGGCTCTGGTCATGGCGCTCTTGTACTGCCTTGATGTCAGCTTTGTGGAGCAGGGAACAGAGGACAGAGAAG atctGCTGCAGGCCTTGCCCCTGCTGACGGAGAGGGACTACGTGTCTGCGGTCCACAGCCGGCTGATGGAGATGAAGCCCTGGAAGCTTCCGGGCCTGCAGGCGGTGGCGCGTCTGGCCTGGGCCCTGTCCCTGCGCGCCCTGTCCCAGCTGCCACAGGGAGCAG CGCTGGTGGAGTTCACCGAGGGGGACGAGACTCTGGCGGACCAGGCCCTGTTGGACAGCGTGTTCCTGTTTCTGACCGAGGGCGTGCTGAGCTGCGAGGCTTTCGTGCAGGAGGAGTTCTACGTCCGCCGCCTGCACTCCCTCATCACAGACTTCCTCGCGCTCATGCCCATGAAG GTGAAGCAGCTACGGAACCGCGCAGACGAGGACGCCAGGCTCGTGCACATGGCCCTGCAGATGGGCTCTgagccccccacctccctgcgcAGAGACCTGGACCACCTCATGATCCTG ATCGGAGAGTTCTACAGCAAAGACCCCTTCAGCCTGGAGCTGGCCTTGGATTTCTGGTGCCCCTCTGAGTCTCTCCAGCACACCTCCCTCACAGGCTCCTACCTGGGCGTGGCCCTGCAGCGGCCCCCACACAAGCAG GTGGTGCTGTCCAAGTTTGTGCGACAGATGGGTGACCCGCTGCCCCCCACCCTGTACATCCCCTACCTGCGCATGCTGAAGGGCCTGGCCACCGGTCCTCAGTGCGCCCAGTACTGCCTGTGTCTGCTGAGGGCCAACGGAGCCCCGCACA GAGAGAACCTGCAGGGAGCAGCAGCGAGTCCTGTGTCCTGGGAGCACTTTTTCCAGTCTCTCATGCTTTACCACGAGAACCTGCGGAGAGATCTACCGAACGCTGACACCGCGCAGTACCGCCACCCGCCACTGCGGGGCATCACCCAGAGGGAGCTGGACGGCCTGACCGCCTTCCTGCAGCTGCTCACCACCATCGTCACCTGG AGCGAGAGCGCGCGCCTGACCCTGTGCAAGCACCCCCAGTGGACGCCCGTGGTGGTGATGCTGGGGCTGACTCAGTGCAGTATCCCACCCGTCCTGAAGGGGGAGCTCCTCAACTGCCTGGCCGCCTTCGGCAAGTCGCCCGAAGTTGCTGCCTCTCTGTGGCAGTCGCTGGAGTACGCGCAG GTCCTCCAGACAGTACGAGCCCCAGGACAGAGAGCGGGTGCTGGGATTGAG gtggAGCTGAATGAGATCGAGTCCAGCTGTGAGGAGTACCCTCTGACCCGCGCCTTCTGTCACCTGATCAGCACGCTGGTGGAGAGGGCGCTGCCCGTGaacctgggggtggggctgcgtGCGCCCGGACTGCAGCCCTACCTGGACTTCCTGCGCGACAGCGTCTTCCTGCCCTTCCCCACGCGGGCGTACCGCCATGCGGCGGAAAAG TGGGAGGTGGCGGAGGCGGTGCTGGATGTCTTCCACAAGCTGCTTCAGGACTACAAGCCCCAGCCTGCAGACTTCCTGTCCGAGACCGTGGTGCTGCAGGGAGAGCAGATCCCCGCCCACAAGCCCCCTGGATACAGCCTCATGTTCCACCTGCTCAACGACTCGCCCATGCTGGGCCTGTGTCTCCGCCTGCTGGAGGAGGGGCTGTCCCTCCTGGACGCCTACGCCCCCttccctg GTCagaagcagctggagcaggccgTGCTGCACTGCCTCGGCCTGCTGGACCTGGCCCTGCAGAAGCAGGTGGTGTACATGGACCTGCTGAGGGAGAGCCAGGCCACTCTGCTGGCGTCCCCCCTGGAGCAGCTCCTGCAGGGCATCAGTGCGCGCAGTCGCCGGGCAGATCACATCGTCAACATCGCCAG GTACCTCTACCACAGTAGTTCCATCCCAGAGGCTGGACTCCTGAGTGCCAAAATCCTGTGCCACATTGCCCGCTACCCCAACATCCAGTCCCGGCTGGTGGGGGACTTCACACATGACCAG GTCGTGAGTGACAAACTGATGGCGGGATTTGTGGAGTGTCTGGACAAcgaggaggcagaggaagatGCTGAGAAGGACGAAG ATTCCGACTCGGAGAAGGGAGTGGCACAGATCCGCCATGAGACCAAAATCCACATTCTGAACCTGCTCATCACATCCCTGGAGCTGAAGAGCCCCAACCTGGCCCTCTACCTGCTGGGCTATGAGCTCAAGAAACCCGTCTCCACCACCAACCTGCAGGACGCAG GAGTGCTGGGGTGTCCGCGGAGCTGCCTGCACGCCATCCTGAGCCTGCTGCAGAGGGGCAGTGAGAAGCGCTCAGGGCCTGTCCTCACCATGCAGGCCCCGCACCTGGCCGAGCTCTGCTACCAG GTGATCTACCAGCTGTGCGCGTGTCCAGACACTTCGGGCCCCACCATGCGCTACCTGAGGACCAGCCAGGACTTCCTGTactctcacctgcagcacctTCCCTTCATCCTGCCAG ACGCCAAAATCGCAGCGCTGTCTCAGATGTCCTGGCTGATGAAGACGGCCGCCATCGAGCTGCGGCTGACATCGCTGAACCGCCAGCGCTCCCACACCCAGCGACTGCTGAGCCTGCTGCTGGACGACCAGCCGCACACGCAGCGCGCCG ATGGAGAAatggggatggaggaggagactcgATCGGTCAGCGGATTCCTTCATTTTGACACTGCTTCTAAAG TGCGAAGGAAACTCCTCAGTATCCTGGACGCCATTGACTTCAGTCAGAAAGTTCCAGAACTGCTGCAGCTTGACTTCTTCGAGCGCACTCAAATAGAGCAAGTCATCTCCAACTGCGAGCACGTGGACAAGCACGGACACACCGTTTGCAATGTGAAG ctACTGCACCGAGTCCTAGTTGCAGAAGTCAACGCTCTCCAGGGAAGAGCAGCCATTGGTCAGCGGCCCTTGCTGATGGAG GAGGTGAACTCCATTCTGCAGCAGGTGGTGGAGAGGAACCACGTGCGCCACAGCCTGAGCGCCAAGCGCCACGCCCTGCAGGCCTGGCGGGAGCTGGTGGAGACGCTGTTCACCGCCTGCCCCTTCGACCTCGTCCCCACAGACGAGCGCCAGCTCATCATCCGAGACCTGCTCCTGGACCTCCACGACAAG gtgCTGTCGGAGGACGCTGCAGTGGAGCTCATGCCGGTGGCGGCTGGAGCCGTCTTCACCCTCACGGCGAACCTCAGCCACTCTGTGAtgtcagagcagcagcagggcctgGGGATGGAGGGCGGGGCCTCGTCCGGGTTCGCCTCCATAGCCAATTCCGCCCTGCACCTGATACTGCGCAAGCTTCTGGACTTCATCCTCTGCACAG GTGGAGGGTTTCAGCGTCTGCGTGCTCACCTGTATGGCTCCCTGCTCTACTATCTGCAGATTGCTCAGAAGCCAGAGGAGccagacacactgcagacag ATGGGAAGTCTATGTGGGAGAGGCTGACCGCTCCTGAGGACGGCTTCTCCAAACTGCAGAGGGAGAACCTGTCCATCATCGAGAGCTACGGCACTGCGCTCATGGAGGTGGTGTGCAGGGACGCGTGCGACGGACACGAGATCGGCAGG ATGCTGGCCCTGGCGGTgctgaaccggatcctggccaTTGACAGGCAGCGGCAGtggctgctgtttgtgtgtaacAGCGGGTACCTGCGTGTGCTGGTGGAGAGCCTCCGTCAGGATGACCTCGCCCTCCAGGTTCTGctcaccccccagccccctttGCTCAAGCCCCTCTACGTCTACGAGTCCAAGATG GCGCTGCTGATGCGGGTGGCGATGACGGGGCAGGGGGCGGTGGAGCTGCTCCGCTGTGGGCTGGTGGGCCAGCTGGTGGAGTGCCAGGTGTTCGACATGCTGCCCGAGAGCGACTCGCACAG AGTGTTTGGTCAGCGAGACCCTTCCGGGTTCATCCCCAGCCCCCTCGATCTCTACAGGCAGATTCTTCTGCCAGCTCTGAGGCTTCTCCAGGTCATACTCACTTCCACTcagcaccagcagggggcagcacag GTATTGCAGTGGTTGATTGCGCATTCAGACACAATCCAGTCCATCCTGCGCTGCCAGGAGCTGAGCATGGGGGCGCTGCAGGAGCTCTCCATGCTGACGGGCATCATCAGCAAGACCGCCCTGCCAG GGGTCCTGAAGATGGATCAGGATATAAACAGCTCTGCTTTAATGGAGTTCCAGGGTCACATTGGGAGATTCCAG cgaCAGTGCCTGTCTCTGCTCGGCCGGCTGGCGGGCAGTGAGCGCGTGCGGATCCTGAAGATGGTGGAGGAGGGCGTGGCCCCGGGGGAGCCGGCCGACCGGCGGGAGGAGATGGAGCTGGCCGCTCAGCAG ATCTGTGCCAATGTGATGGAGTACTGCCagacgctgctgctgcagagctcGGCCAAGGCCCAGTTCAGCGTCTGCCTCTTCAGCCCCTCTGCCAGTGAGCCGGCCGTCAGAGACGCCTCCCGCGCAG acctgcCCGTGCCGCTGGCCTCCCGCGTGCCCACGCTGGGCCTGGTGCTCTTCCTGCTGAAGAACGCCACCGCCGACTTCTTCCGCTTCCACCAGAGCCACCAGCAGAGCCTGGGCAAGCTGCAGGGCCTGGAGAACCTGCCCCCGGAGGAGCTCAAAGAG ctgtgCCAGGCACTGGCGTACGGGTCAGGAGGGGTGGACAAAATCCCCCCTGTCCAGCGGAGTGTTCTGGCCAAGCGTCGCCTGGTCCAGCTCATCAACAACCGGGCCAAGCTTCTGGCTCTCAGCTCCT ACGTCATTGAGACCTGTCTGTTCGTGCTGTGGCGCCACCTGGAGTACTACCTGCTGTACTGCACCCCCAGCGACCCCAAGGACTCCCTACTACCAAGCTCTA ACTCCTTTGGGATGCTGCAGAGTGGCGGGGGGCGCAGTTTGGGTCTGTCTCATGTCAGCAGGCAGGACCTGGAGCAG ctccaGAGCGACGTGGCCTGCAGCTTCGGGGACTCCCTGCAGAGGAAGCtgctggaggtggaggtggtgtaCAGTCAGGCGCGCTCGCGCTACACCTTCATACAGGTGCTGGTCCGCAGGATCCGCGGCCTGCTCTGCCGGCCCAAgagttaa